The Streptomyces durmitorensis genome contains the following window.
ATCGCGTCCCGCGCGCGGGACGAGGATGTTGCGGGTGCCGCCCAGCGCCAGGAACGGTTTCACGAAGCCCGCGCCGTGCCAGATCCGGTCCATGACCCCCCGTCCTGTGCATGCCTCGCCGCTCGCCAGGCCCACGGAGAAGCGGCGTTGCAGCTGGGGGTGCAGGCGGTCGAAGTCGGATCCCATCACCGTGCGGAAGATCGACGGCTGCATCACCGCTCCTGGAGGGTCGTCAGGACGCGCGGTGCACGCGCGCGTGGCGGCGGCTTCCGCAGGCAGCGGCGCGCCGCCGGTGTCGTCGGCAGGGGCGGCAGGACGAAGGCGAGCGCCAGGGTCGCCAGTGCCACCATCGGGGCGGCGACGACGGCCGCGACCACGCACCCGACGCGCACGGCCACCTCGGCGAGACCGTGCAGCAGCTGGCGCTCGGGCGTGATCCCCCGCTCCAGCCAGAGGCGCAGCCGGTCGAAGGACCAGGCCGTGGCCCAGCCCATCAGGGGGCGCAGGACGAGCCGGTCGGCGAGCGCGCCGAAGCGGCCCCAGCGCGGCCGGTAGTCGTAGCCGGTGAGGAAGCGGATGCCGCCGTCCGGGGCGGGGACGTAGCGCCAGTAGCCCGAGCCCTCCTGGAGGAACGAGAGCGGGTGCGGCGAGGAGAAGCGCAGCGCCGATGTCCGGGTGCCGTCCTCGCGGCGCTTCTCGCCGGCGGAGATCCCGGTGCCCGCGATGGTGAGGAAGGGCAGTACGCGCGTGCCGTACCGGAAGTGCTGCGGCTCGCCGGGCACCTGCGGAAGGTAGTCGATCTCGGTGAAGCGGAGGTCCCAGCGCTGGTGCTGGGACGGCTCCTGGGTGCGTGCCCAGAGCTCGTCGAGGTCGGCGTCTATACGCGCTTCGACGTACAGGCTCACGACATACCCCCATGTCAGTGCGGTTTTGAGCGAGTGCTCAAGAGGATCGTAGATACTTTTGAGCACTCGCTCAAGTCCGCGTACAAGAAGAAGCCCCCGCCGACTTCCGGCGGGGGCTTCTCTCCGTACAGGAGGCGGCTGTGCGCGGCTACTCGGAAAGGTGCCGCTCCACCGTCTCGACCTTCGATGTCATCCCGTCCGTCACCCCGGGGCGGATGTCCGCCTTCATGACGACGGAGACGCGCGGCGCCCGCGCCTCGACCGCGGCGACGGCGCGCTTGACGACGTCCATCACCTCGTCCCACTCGCCCTCGACGGAGGTGAACATCGCGTCGGTCCGGTTGGGCAGGCCGGATTCGCGGACGACGCGGACCGCGTCGGCGACGTACTCGCCCACGTCCTCGCCGACGCCCAGCGGCGTCACGGAGAAGGCGACGATCATGCGCTCACGACACCTTCGCGGCGGGCGCGCGACGCGATCACGGCGGCCTCGGCCTCACGCTTCAGCTTCCGCTCGGCGAAGAAACCGCCGGCCGGCAGGACGGAGAGGATGAAGTAGAGAGCGGCCGTCTTCACGTTCCACTTCGTGCGGTTCCAGGCGTCGAGCCAGAACAGCACGTACAGGATGAAGAGCACGCCGTGGACCATGCCCATCACCGGCACGGCGTTGAAGTCCGTGGTCCGCTTGAGCACCGAGCAGATGATCAGGAGCAGGAAGGAGACGGCCTCGGGGGCCGAGACCAGGCGGAGGCGGCGGAGTGCGGAAGCGGTCTTGATGTCCACGGATCACCTTCGGTGGGAGGGCGGGAGCGAGGGGCGGGGCCGCTCGACGGCATCGATCTTGTGAATGCGCGCACAAGCGACCCCCATTGTGACATCGGGGTGTTCTCCGGGTTCGCTCAGGGGCCGATGCCCTGTTCCGACCCCATATCCGACGGCTACCGTCGATACGTGGCAACGTTCCGACTGCAAGGCAGCAGGGTGCTCGCCGTGGACATGTCCGGCGACGCCGTCAAGGCGAAGAACGGCTCGATGGTCGCGTACGACGGCCAGATGGCCTTCAAAAAGATGACCGGCGGCGGCGAGGGCGTGCGGGGCATGGTGACCCGCCGCCTCACCGGCGAGCAGATGACGGTGATGGAGGTGAAGGGGCACGGCACATGCTGGTTCGCCGACCGCGCCACGGAGATCAACCTCGTGGAGCTGCGCGGCGAGAAGCTCTTCGTCGAGGCAGGCAATCTCCTGTGCACGGACGCGGGCCTGCACACCGGCACCCACTTCACGGGCGTGCGCGGCGCCTCACAGGGCAACGGCCTGTTCACCACGACCGTCGAGGGCTCGGGCCAGGCGGCGATCATGTCCGACGGCCCCGCGGTGGTCCTGCGCGTGAGCCGGCAGTATCCCCTCACGGTGGACCCGGGGGCGTATGTCGCGCATCAAGGAGACCTCCGCCAGAACCTCCAGTCGGGCGTCACTTTCCGTACGTTGCTCGGCGAGGGCGGCGGCGAAGCCTTCCAGATCCGCTTCGAGGGCGAGGGACTCGTCTATGTCCAGCCCAGCGAGCGGACCACGATCGCGGGGGACGTCTGACATGCCCTTCCGAGAGATCAACTCGAAGATGGTCGAGGCGACCGTCCTTCCGGGCCAGCGCCTGTTCAGCCAGCGCGGCGCCATGCTCGCCTACAAGGGAGACGTCGCGTTCACCCCCAACATCCAGGGCGGGCAGGGCGGCCTGGCCTCCATGCTCGGGCGCCGGATCGCCAATGAGGCGACCCCCCTGATAACCGTCGAGGGCAGCGGCACCGTCCTGTTCGGACACTGCGGCCACCACATCCAGGTGATCACCCTCGCCGGGGACACCCTCTATGTGGAGGCGGACCGACTGCTCGCCTTCGACGGCACACTCCAGCAGGGCACGATGTTCATGGGCTCGCAGGGCGGCGTCATGGGCATGGTGCGCGGCCAGGTCACAGGGCAGGGCCTCTTCACGACCACCCTCAAGGGCCAGGGCGCGGTCGCCGTCATGGCGCACGGCGGGGTCATCGAGGTGCCGATCACCCCGCAGCGCCCGGTCCATGTGGACCCGCAGGCGTATGTGGCGCACCACGGCGACGTACGCAACAAGCTCTCCACCGCGCTCGGCTGGCGCGACATGGTGGGGCGGGGCTCGGGCGAGGCCTTCCAGCTGGAGCTGTCCGGAAGCGGTGCGGTGTA
Protein-coding sequences here:
- a CDS encoding DUF3817 domain-containing protein, whose protein sequence is MDIKTASALRRLRLVSAPEAVSFLLLIICSVLKRTTDFNAVPVMGMVHGVLFILYVLFWLDAWNRTKWNVKTAALYFILSVLPAGGFFAERKLKREAEAAVIASRARREGVVSA
- a CDS encoding AIM24 family protein; the encoded protein is MATFRLQGSRVLAVDMSGDAVKAKNGSMVAYDGQMAFKKMTGGGEGVRGMVTRRLTGEQMTVMEVKGHGTCWFADRATEINLVELRGEKLFVEAGNLLCTDAGLHTGTHFTGVRGASQGNGLFTTTVEGSGQAAIMSDGPAVVLRVSRQYPLTVDPGAYVAHQGDLRQNLQSGVTFRTLLGEGGGEAFQIRFEGEGLVYVQPSERTTIAGDV
- a CDS encoding AIM24 family protein, coding for MPFREINSKMVEATVLPGQRLFSQRGAMLAYKGDVAFTPNIQGGQGGLASMLGRRIANEATPLITVEGSGTVLFGHCGHHIQVITLAGDTLYVEADRLLAFDGTLQQGTMFMGSQGGVMGMVRGQVTGQGLFTTTLKGQGAVAVMAHGGVIEVPITPQRPVHVDPQAYVAHHGDVRNKLSTALGWRDMVGRGSGEAFQLELSGSGAVYVQASEEKL
- a CDS encoding MTH1187 family thiamine-binding protein; translated protein: MIVAFSVTPLGVGEDVGEYVADAVRVVRESGLPNRTDAMFTSVEGEWDEVMDVVKRAVAAVEARAPRVSVVMKADIRPGVTDGMTSKVETVERHLSE